The sequence CCTGATATTGATACTTGACACCTTGGTTATTAGTATGGCATAAGATATCGgtaatgaaatagaaaatggatAATATGATTATGGTTCCTTATAATTAACCCAAGctttggatgaagcagatgAAATGCTAATTTTCTCTTCAGACAGGTTTGATGAATATGCTTGACTGTTTGACCTTCGGAACATAAGATATCTGAGTATTTAGTGGGTAATATTTGTtctctaaagaaaaaagaaaaaaatgcatagTTGATATTGTTTGCCCAATCATTTTGACAGCCATGCAAATTCCTCCCAAGCAGTCATATATAACAATGAAATGAAAGCCCTCACAATGCAAGGGATAAAAAGTGTAGTGAATAAGCTGGCATTTGGAGCAGTATTGCAgtattcttcttttaatatattCGGTTGATTGTTCTTATGCCATGATATGAGATTGTAGTTGTAAGACCTTAAAAATTCTCTGTTTGGTTAAGAACCCCTTTGATGTGTTGTGTGAGGGTGCTTGGTAACAGACCAACAAAACCAGGGTGACGTGGCTCGATTTTGTGAACTGCTTTAAATTGGTTACTTCCGTTTGCTGTCCATGCATCGATTACTTGATTGGTGCAGGGATCGAGATCTGATTAAAGTGGTTCAAAGCAAATATGATCAGTCCTAAGTTACTGGGATTCAGTTTCAACTGTTAAAGTCACCTTAGCATGACCATATAGGAAGATATATAGGCTTCTGGCTTCTTCTTATGTTCTCTCTTTTCAGTAGCTTTATGTTATGTGAATAGGGGATATGTTGACTTCGGGGGAATTCTTCGGTGGCGATATAACTTACTGTCCTCCACATATCTTCAtaatttctcatcttcttttaaatcccaaaaaaagagggggggcgGGGTAGTTATGGCAAGTAGAATATGCAGCTTGTCTTGGAAGACAAGACACTTTTGCAGAATTTTCTACTGATGCCAATTTTACCTTGAGTAGCTCATAAAACAATTAATAGGCCAAACTTATGTAATTATCATCTTGTTTTCCACTGCAATATCAGGGCTTTGCTGCCTCCTGAAGAATCAAATTCAACTTTGAGAGTTCTTGCTTGAATTTAATGTGCATCGAGCACTAGGGGTTTTTCAGTGACAGTGTAGGGATAACTTCTCCAATTTTCACTCTACAGATTGGATCAGGCTGACCCAGTCTGATTGTAGTGATAGCCCTTCCTTCCAGCCCCATTAAAGCACCCTTGGTTTAAGCTTGGAGCTTGATCAGAGAAGGGCGAGTGAGGATGTGGCGTGTAGTAGAACTCATGTTTATTTGAAGATATGTCATTATGGCTAGTCTTAGATATATTTTACCATATTTTGAAGCTGTGATATGTGCCTCCAGTTGCCCTTTGTCTTACTGAGAGTTCCTGGTAAAGTGAATCATTCACTTCCTATTGTTCATTTGAAATCAAATATAAGCAAATACTCTTAATTAAATCTGTAATTAATGCCCCATTTCTACCATTTGCTTTCTGGCCAAGTACTGTTTTATTTAAGCAACATTTATGCTTGCAAATTCAGCTTAATCTTCCATTAGAGatgtaccccccccccccaccccccccccccaaaaaaaaaaaaaaaaggtaaaaatgcAAGGAGATTGATGCAAATATGTTGGTGTTTCAGGGTGATGAATTCTGACAGTAGGGAATGACCCAAAGAAGAAACTCTGATGTCAGTTTTTTATCCCAAGCATAGCTTGTACGACTTTGCGCTGGGCGATTTGAGCATGTATAAGTTATTTGTATTTATATGCCAAACTCTAGTAATTCCAAAAATATGGAAACAATGAAGGGGCTGAGGGTAATGAGAAAGGAGCTATTGACTCCAAATGAACAAAGGGAataattgattttaaaaatattgattCCATGTAATTGCTGTtaagtagaatttttttttttgggggtggggtggtggggggaGAGTGCTATAAGGCAACTGGTCTTTCAGAAATATTGCGTTATAGCATCTATTGACCATCTTAATTGGAGAAGAATAATGTTGAACCCTCTTTTCCAGAGCAGGCATATTGCATGGAATTGGCTACATGCTTGAAATTGAGTCATTACAATCAAATTAAATGTTGCAGGTTCAAGTCTTCAACTCTGTGAGCCTCACAATCCATGGTGTTTTATCTGGATGCCATTTTTTTCTGATGTCTTAAATTGATCGCAATGTTCAAACACCATGGCGATGGGATCTGCCTCATTCTatcatttgatttgaaaaatttATAAACTGCTAGAGTGATACTGTTAGGTTGGAAATGGTTCCTGAAGGACCTTATGTGCAGTGTTTTTGGTTATATCTAAATGAGATGCTTGGATTGATGTTGGAAGTTGGAGCTACCATCCTCAATTGTACACCTTAACAACATCATAAGTCTTTGGTGCCATTGGGTTTCCCCTGCTGACTTAGCAGCACACTTGGCTGAAGTTGCAGTATACTGGTTTTTCAACCTGCCATTATTGATTCAAGGGCTTTCAGAGAGTAGCTAACTATTTTATAGTGTTTTGTTTTCTGGATTGATATGCCTAAGTTTCCCTGGAGATGAAACTAGCGTTCCTGCTACATACCTTATAATTTTGACACTCGACTGGACCAAAACCTCAGCTTGATATAATCATCTAAAATAATGCTTTACTCAAATTTTATCATCACTTGACAATATttcatacccaaaaaaaagaaaagaagacattaAATTCCAAATCTAACCAAAGATGGAGTTGGTATTTgtaggactctctctctctctctctaacacattttttttttttgtctttggcTTTGATTTTTGACCATTGTCACAAAGTAAAAGTTATTGGACTGGTAGAGCAACTTTTTCCAAACATCAGAGACCTGCAGACAAATTTATTTTTACTTCACGTCAAAGCAAACTGGGCATTATGGTCTGATTTCCGTGAAGAATCTTGGCCGGTTCACCATCGAACCAACTTATCACTTTATTCTGGTTCTCAGTATAGTTTCATCCAAAGAAAGACCCTTTCAAATCAAAACCTTTTTCTttgacccccccaaaaaaaatcattaccTTTTATAAGATGAGGAGTGGGTAGGGGACAGATGACATTTTGTGTGGTGGAGActggagagtggagagagagagagagactagacTTTTCCAAATCCGCGGCGCTGAGGGGCTGACGTGGCCTGACGCCCACAGTACCGCGGCGTTACCAGACTTGACTCTCACTGTTTAATCAACAAAAAGACTTAACTGTCCCTGCTAGTGCTAGGGCAGAAGTTACCTCCTTTATATCGAGGGGTTACGTCTAGGCTGTACACCCCGTCCTAAACCCAGTCCTTTAGAATCTTTCCTAGTAAAGACTTATGGCGTACCTTATTAAAGATTCTATAGTAATGGCTTTGCGTCGTATGGATCTATTCTATCACTGTCTTCACCGTTCAATTGTAATAAAGACGTGACTGACAAGATGATCGCTCAGATTAGAATGATTCGTATTGTAATGCAACTATTGGGAATGATGCCAAATGGTTCGTAACTCGTCCCAAGAATATCCgaaacatctctctctctcttcggtGCATTTATATATCGCATCTTTCATTTGGAAAAATTTCAGGAAGACATCTTGGCCAAGCCATAGCCAAAGCAGGAGAATTTGtgcagagaaagaaagagatagagaagagGAAACATATGAGCAGAGACGAAGAAGATGGCGGCAACTTACGGTTCCGCCATGACACTCCAACTTTCTCGGGCAGCTACACATCACGGCCACACCAGGCCACAACAAAACCGAACACTAAGCTCCTCTCGTTCTTCCTCAAAACCCTAGTCATGGCCTTTGTTATCTCCctctttttcatcttcttaGGAATCGCAGCCATCGTCCTCCTTCACATTTGCCTCGCTGGTGGTGCCCTCCAGCGCCGCAGAAGGTGGCGAAGTCTGTCCTCGGATTTTTCTGACGAGAATTCTGAATTCGGTCTTGGGTTGTCGCAGAAAGAGCTGTCCAAGGTTCCTTGCTTCAATTACAGTGTTGCGCTAGAACGCGCTGTGAATGGAGATTGTGCTGTTTGCTTGGAAGGGCTTAGGGAAGGAGAGATGTGTAGGATTCTTCCAAGATGCAAGCATGTGTTTCACGCGAATTGTGTTGATGCGTGGTTGATCAAGGTTGCTGCTTGCCCGCTTTGTCGAGCGTCTGTTGAACCAGGGTTGCAATTTGGTTCAGAGGATTATAGGAAATTGAGGGAAAGGGAACAGGGTTTGTAAAGAAAAGGGTTGGGGCCCTAATTTCATCCGTTGATGAATCtgtaagtcttttttttttttttccctatccaaaaaaaaatgtctttttttcccctttttttaggTTGTGCACTATTGTAGATAATGTTAATAAGAATATAATTTTcgggtttctaatttttttgccTTTCTTGCTTTTGGGGTATATTGTGTGATATTCTTGAGGTGCTTGAATGGGAATCATATGTGATGGCATTGAATTTGGGCCGAATTTTATTGGAAAGTACGGGAAGTCTAAAGTTTAAACCAATGCCTAAATTGAACTCGATAGTTAGAAAACATTCATTTTTTAGGTAGAATAGATAAATTTTGTAATGGAAGCACTTTGGTGGTTGATAGATGTGATATATACTCTGGAGAAGCTTGAAATGGATCCAGGATAGGTTTTTTTTCTATTACTCCCTTCCTTCTGTTGAGTGTTTGgctgggttaaaaaaaaatactgcaTAGATTTAAAAGTTTAAACAGAAGCCTTCTTAGGAAATATCCACCATTTTGGTCAGAGGAGACTACCCACAATGTGGTAATCAACTTCTATGTGGTCACTTTAAACATGGAATTACTGGATTGATTTACCAGAACGAGCAGGGAATGAAAACGAGGGGCCGAGTCAATTAAAATTTAGGACAGCCACTGAATCTCATTGAAAACAATAGGTTTATGCTCTTGTTGAGAATTGTGGCACAGCATGGTTATTTTTTCTTTGAGCTCCATGATGAAAGATTGGAACCCAGGAAAATACAAAGTCATTGGAAGACCAACAGCTGTCAGGAAGCCTGCCAAATGAGCTTCAAAGTTACAGTGAGATCAAGTGGGAGAGGACTCTTAAGGCAGAAAATTTTGATCCAGCTGCAGTAATTAAGAGTGGAAAAAGGTTTGCAGTCACTCATGGAAGCATGTTGTTAGAGATCGACATTATTCTTTGATTGGTCGAGCAAAAACATTGGCTGCTATGAGCAAACTGATATTATGAGATGAATTGGCAACTGAGAAAGCTCACATGTTCGCTGAGCATGTCCAATAAGAGCAGAATTTTGTTATAGATTGATGAGGGAAATGGGTGTTTAATCATACttacagaaaaacaaaaagatggaGATAACCATGGATGATGACCATAAAT comes from Macadamia integrifolia cultivar HAES 741 unplaced genomic scaffold, SCU_Mint_v3 scaffold1815, whole genome shotgun sequence and encodes:
- the LOC122064910 gene encoding RING-H2 finger protein ATL56-like, which produces MSRDEEDGGNLRFRHDTPTFSGSYTSRPHQATTKPNTKLLSFFLKTLVMAFVISLFFIFLGIAAIVLLHICLAGGALQRRRRWRSLSSDFSDENSEFGLGLSQKELSKVPCFNYSVALERAVNGDCAVCLEGLREGEMCRILPRCKHVFHANCVDAWLIKVAACPLCRASVEPGLQFGSEDYRKLREREQGL